In a genomic window of Drosophila takahashii strain IR98-3 E-12201 chromosome 3L, DtakHiC1v2, whole genome shotgun sequence:
- the Taf4 gene encoding transcription initiation factor TFIID subunit 4 isoform X5 — protein sequence MNTSQTAAGNRITFTSQPLPNGTINIAGNPGAVISTAQLPNTTTIKTIQAGIGGQHQGLQQVHHVQQQQQQQQQAQQQQTQSVGATQTQTLVIKSNHHAVTLPAGLVSSAPAGIVTMTKTINQAGQPLLNSMLPAGVVVGMRHQAPSQQQQKNVPTNPLSRVVINSHMAGVRPQSPSSMTNTTATSNIIVNSVASSGYANSSQPPHLTQLNAQAPHLPQITQIQTIPAQQSQQQQQVNNVSSAGGVATAVSSTTAAATTTQQGNTKEKCRKFLANLIELSTREPKPVEKNVRTLIQELVNANVEPEEFCDRLERLLNASPQPCLIGFLKKSLPLLRQALYTKELVIEGIKPPPQHVLGLAGLSQQLPKIQAQIRPIGPSQTTTIGQTQVRMITPNALGAPRPTIGHTTISKQPPNIRLPTAPRLVNTGGIRTQIPSLQVPGQANIVQIRGPQHAQLQRTGSVQIRATTRPPNSVPTANKLTAVKVGQTQIKAITPSLHPPSLAAISGGPPPTPTLSVLSTLNSASTTSLPIPSLPTVHLPPEALRAREQMQNSLNHNNNHFEAKLVEIKAPSLLPPHMERINASLTPIGAKTMARPPPAISKTIGKKKRDAMEMDAKLNTSSGASAAAANSFFQQSSMSSMYGDDDINDVAAMGGVNLAEESQRILGCTENIGTQIRSCKDEVFLNLPALQARIRAITSEAGLDEPSQDVAVLISHACQERLKNIVEKLAVIAEHRIDVIKLDSRYEPAKDVRGQIKFLEELDKAEQKRHEELEREMLLRAAKSRSRVEDPEQAKMKARAKEMQRAEMEELRQRDANLTALQAIGPRKKLKLDGETVSAGVGSSGGGVMSSSGSAPTTLRPRIKRVNLRDMLFYMEQEREFCRSSVLFKTYLK from the exons ATGAACACCAGCCAGACAGCTGCCGGCAACCGCATCACCTTCACCAGCCAGCCGCTGCCCAATGGCACCATCAACATAGCCGGCAATCCCGGCGCCGTCATATCCACGGCCCAGCTGCCGAACACCACCACCATCAAGACCATACAGGCGGGCATCGGTGGTCAGCATCAGGGACTCCAGCAGGTCCATCatgtccagcagcagcagcagcaacagcagcaggcgcagcagcagcagacgcAATCCGTAGGTGCCACCCAAACACAAACCCTAGTTATTAAATCCAACCACCATGCTGTCACCCTGCCGGCGGGTCTAGTCTCAAGTGCACCAGCAGGAATCGTAACCATGACCAAGACCATCAATCAG GCCGGTCAACCGCTGCTCAACTCGATGCTGCCGGCGGGCGTGGTGGTTGGCATGCGCCACCAGGCGccgtcgcagcagcagcagaagaatGTGCCCACCAATCCGCTCAGTCGTGTGGTGATCAACTCGCACATGGCGGGCGTCAGGCCGCAGAGTCCATCG TCTATGACCAACACGACGGCCACCAGCAACATTATTGTCAATTCGGTGGCCAGCAGTGGCTATGCGAACTCATCGCAGCCGCCGCACCTGACGCAATTGAATGCGCAGGCGCCGCACTTGCCGCAGATTACGCAGATCCAAACGATACCGGCCCAGCaatcccagcagcagcagcaggtgaaCAACGTAAGCTCCGCGGGAGGAGTGGCGACGGCGGTGAGCAGCACGACGGCGGCGGCGACGACGACGCAGCAGGGCAATACCAAAGAAAAGTGTCGCAAGTTTCTAGCCAATTTAATCGAATTGTCGACACGGGAACCGAAGCCGGTGGAGAAGAATGTGCGCACCCTCATCCAGGAGTTGGTCAATGCGAATGTGGAGCCCGAGGAGTTTTGTGACCGCCTGGAGCGCTTGCTCAACGCCAGCCCGCAGCCATGTCTGATTGGATTCCTCAAGAAGAGTTTGCCCCTGCTCCGGCAGGCGCTGTACACCAAGGAGCTGGTAATCGAAGGCATCAAACCACCGCCGCAGCATGTGCTCGGCCTGGCCGGACTCTCTCAACAGCTGCCT AAAATTCAAGCGCAAATCCGTCCCATCGGTCCCAGCCAGACAACGACTATTGGACAGACGCAGGTGCGCATGATAACGCCGAATGCCTTGGGCGCGCCGCGACCCACCATTGGCCACACGACGATATCGAAGCAGCCGCCCAATATCCGGTTGCCCACGGCACCGCGACTCGTCAACACGGGAGGAATTCGCACCCAGATTCCATCGTTACAGGTGCCTGGACAGGCG AATATAGTGCAAATTCGTGGACCGCAGCATGCGCAGTTGCAGCGCACGGGATCGGTGCAAATCCGGGCCACCACCCGGCCTCCAAACAGTGTGCCCACCGCGAACAAACTCACTGCCGTCAAGGTGGGCCAGACGCAAATCAAAGCGATTACGCCCAGCCTGCACCCGCCCTCGCTGGCCGCCATCTCCGGCGGACCGCCGCCCACGCCCACGCTTTCCGTTTTGTCCACTCTAAACTCCGCCTCGACCACATCGCTGCCGATACCGTCGCTACCCACGGTCCACCTGCCGCCCGAGGCTCTTCGAGCCCGCGAGCAGATGCAGAACTCGCTGaaccacaacaacaatcaCTTCGAAGCGAAGCTGGTGGAGATCAAGGCGCCGTCACTGCTGCCGCCGCACATGGAGCGCATCAACGCGTCGCTGACGCCGATTGGAGCCAAGACGATGGCGCGGCCGCCGCCAGCGATCAGCAAGACGATTGGTAAAAAGAAGCGAGACGCCATGGAAATGGACGCCAAGCTAAATACATCGAGCGGAGCGTCGGCCGCTGCGGCCAACTCGTTTTTCCAGCAGAGCTCCATGTCCTCGATGTACGGCGACGATGATATCAACGATGTGGCCGCCATGGGTGGCGTTAACCTGGCGGAGGAGTCGCAGCGCATACTCGGCTGCACGGAAAACATCGGCACGCAGATTCGTTCGTGCAAAGATGAAGTGTTTCTCAACCTGCCCGCCCTGCAAGCCCGGATACGGGCCATTACATCGGAGGCGGGACTGGACGAGCCGTCGCAGGATGTGGCCGTTCTGATATCGCACGCCTGCCAGGAGCGACTGAAGAATATTGTGGAGAAGTTGGCTGTGATAGCGGAGCACCGCATTGATGTCATCAAG TTGGATTCACGCTACGAGCCCGCCAAGGATGTGCGCGGTCAGATCAAGTTCCTGGAGGAGCTGGACAAGGCCGAGCAGAAGCGACACGAGGAGCTGGAGCGGGAGATGCTGCTGCGGGCAGCCAAGTCGAGGTCGCGCGTAGAGGATCCCGAGCAGGCCAAGATGAAGGCGAGG GCCAAGGAGATGCAGCGCGCCGAGATGGAGGAGCTGCGTCAGCGCGATGCCAATCTGACGGCGTTACAGGCGATTGGACCTCGGAAAAAGCTGAAGCTGGACGGCGAGACGGTCAGTGCGGGAGTG GGTTCCAGTGGCGGCGGAGTGATGAGCAGTTCGGGATCTGCGCCAACGACGTTACGGCCGCGCATTAAGCGTGTCAACCTGCGCGACATGCTATTCTACATGGAGCAGGAGCGCGAATTCTGTCGCAGCTCCGTGCTGTTCAAGACATACCTCAAGTGA
- the Taf4 gene encoding transcription initiation factor TFIID subunit 4 isoform X4: MNTSQTAAGNRITFTSQPLPNGTINIAGNPGAVISTAQLPNTTTIKTIQAGIGGQHQGLQQVHHVQQQQQQQQQAQQQQTQSAGQPLLNSMLPAGVVVGMRHQAPSQQQQKNVPTNPLSRVVINSHMAGVRPQSPSITLSTLNTGQTPALLVKTDNGFQLLRVGTTTGPPTVTQTITNTSNNSNTTSTTNHPTTTQIRLQTVPAAASMTNTTATSNIIVNSVASSGYANSSQPPHLTQLNAQAPHLPQITQIQTIPAQQSQQQQQVNNVSSAGGVATAVSSTTAAATTTQQGNTKEKCRKFLANLIELSTREPKPVEKNVRTLIQELVNANVEPEEFCDRLERLLNASPQPCLIGFLKKSLPLLRQALYTKELVIEGIKPPPQHVLGLAGLSQQLPKIQAQIRPIGPSQTTTIGQTQVRMITPNALGAPRPTIGHTTISKQPPNIRLPTAPRLVNTGGIRTQIPSLQVPGQANIVQIRGPQHAQLQRTGSVQIRATTRPPNSVPTANKLTAVKVGQTQIKAITPSLHPPSLAAISGGPPPTPTLSVLSTLNSASTTSLPIPSLPTVHLPPEALRAREQMQNSLNHNNNHFEAKLVEIKAPSLLPPHMERINASLTPIGAKTMARPPPAISKTIGKKKRDAMEMDAKLNTSSGASAAAANSFFQQSSMSSMYGDDDINDVAAMGGVNLAEESQRILGCTENIGTQIRSCKDEVFLNLPALQARIRAITSEAGLDEPSQDVAVLISHACQERLKNIVEKLAVIAEHRIDVIKLDSRYEPAKDVRGQIKFLEELDKAEQKRHEELEREMLLRAAKSRSRVEDPEQAKMKARAKEMQRAEMEELRQRDANLTALQAIGPRKKLKLDGETVSAGVGSSGGGVMSSSGSAPTTLRPRIKRVNLRDMLFYMEQEREFCRSSVLFKTYLK, translated from the exons ATGAACACCAGCCAGACAGCTGCCGGCAACCGCATCACCTTCACCAGCCAGCCGCTGCCCAATGGCACCATCAACATAGCCGGCAATCCCGGCGCCGTCATATCCACGGCCCAGCTGCCGAACACCACCACCATCAAGACCATACAGGCGGGCATCGGTGGTCAGCATCAGGGACTCCAGCAGGTCCATCatgtccagcagcagcagcagcaacagcagcaggcgcagcagcagcagacgcAATCC GCCGGTCAACCGCTGCTCAACTCGATGCTGCCGGCGGGCGTGGTGGTTGGCATGCGCCACCAGGCGccgtcgcagcagcagcagaagaatGTGCCCACCAATCCGCTCAGTCGTGTGGTGATCAACTCGCACATGGCGGGCGTCAGGCCGCAGAGTCCATCG ATAACTTTAAGCACACTTAATACGGGTCAGACCCCGGCGTTGTTGGTCAAGACGGACAACGGGTTCCAGCTGTTGCGCGTGGGCACGACGACGGGTCCGCCGACGGTGACACAGACCATAACCAACACCAGCAATAACAGCAACACGACAAGCACCACAAACCATCCCACGACCACACAGATTCGTCTGCAAACTGTGCCGGCTGCAGCT TCTATGACCAACACGACGGCCACCAGCAACATTATTGTCAATTCGGTGGCCAGCAGTGGCTATGCGAACTCATCGCAGCCGCCGCACCTGACGCAATTGAATGCGCAGGCGCCGCACTTGCCGCAGATTACGCAGATCCAAACGATACCGGCCCAGCaatcccagcagcagcagcaggtgaaCAACGTAAGCTCCGCGGGAGGAGTGGCGACGGCGGTGAGCAGCACGACGGCGGCGGCGACGACGACGCAGCAGGGCAATACCAAAGAAAAGTGTCGCAAGTTTCTAGCCAATTTAATCGAATTGTCGACACGGGAACCGAAGCCGGTGGAGAAGAATGTGCGCACCCTCATCCAGGAGTTGGTCAATGCGAATGTGGAGCCCGAGGAGTTTTGTGACCGCCTGGAGCGCTTGCTCAACGCCAGCCCGCAGCCATGTCTGATTGGATTCCTCAAGAAGAGTTTGCCCCTGCTCCGGCAGGCGCTGTACACCAAGGAGCTGGTAATCGAAGGCATCAAACCACCGCCGCAGCATGTGCTCGGCCTGGCCGGACTCTCTCAACAGCTGCCT AAAATTCAAGCGCAAATCCGTCCCATCGGTCCCAGCCAGACAACGACTATTGGACAGACGCAGGTGCGCATGATAACGCCGAATGCCTTGGGCGCGCCGCGACCCACCATTGGCCACACGACGATATCGAAGCAGCCGCCCAATATCCGGTTGCCCACGGCACCGCGACTCGTCAACACGGGAGGAATTCGCACCCAGATTCCATCGTTACAGGTGCCTGGACAGGCG AATATAGTGCAAATTCGTGGACCGCAGCATGCGCAGTTGCAGCGCACGGGATCGGTGCAAATCCGGGCCACCACCCGGCCTCCAAACAGTGTGCCCACCGCGAACAAACTCACTGCCGTCAAGGTGGGCCAGACGCAAATCAAAGCGATTACGCCCAGCCTGCACCCGCCCTCGCTGGCCGCCATCTCCGGCGGACCGCCGCCCACGCCCACGCTTTCCGTTTTGTCCACTCTAAACTCCGCCTCGACCACATCGCTGCCGATACCGTCGCTACCCACGGTCCACCTGCCGCCCGAGGCTCTTCGAGCCCGCGAGCAGATGCAGAACTCGCTGaaccacaacaacaatcaCTTCGAAGCGAAGCTGGTGGAGATCAAGGCGCCGTCACTGCTGCCGCCGCACATGGAGCGCATCAACGCGTCGCTGACGCCGATTGGAGCCAAGACGATGGCGCGGCCGCCGCCAGCGATCAGCAAGACGATTGGTAAAAAGAAGCGAGACGCCATGGAAATGGACGCCAAGCTAAATACATCGAGCGGAGCGTCGGCCGCTGCGGCCAACTCGTTTTTCCAGCAGAGCTCCATGTCCTCGATGTACGGCGACGATGATATCAACGATGTGGCCGCCATGGGTGGCGTTAACCTGGCGGAGGAGTCGCAGCGCATACTCGGCTGCACGGAAAACATCGGCACGCAGATTCGTTCGTGCAAAGATGAAGTGTTTCTCAACCTGCCCGCCCTGCAAGCCCGGATACGGGCCATTACATCGGAGGCGGGACTGGACGAGCCGTCGCAGGATGTGGCCGTTCTGATATCGCACGCCTGCCAGGAGCGACTGAAGAATATTGTGGAGAAGTTGGCTGTGATAGCGGAGCACCGCATTGATGTCATCAAG TTGGATTCACGCTACGAGCCCGCCAAGGATGTGCGCGGTCAGATCAAGTTCCTGGAGGAGCTGGACAAGGCCGAGCAGAAGCGACACGAGGAGCTGGAGCGGGAGATGCTGCTGCGGGCAGCCAAGTCGAGGTCGCGCGTAGAGGATCCCGAGCAGGCCAAGATGAAGGCGAGG GCCAAGGAGATGCAGCGCGCCGAGATGGAGGAGCTGCGTCAGCGCGATGCCAATCTGACGGCGTTACAGGCGATTGGACCTCGGAAAAAGCTGAAGCTGGACGGCGAGACGGTCAGTGCGGGAGTG GGTTCCAGTGGCGGCGGAGTGATGAGCAGTTCGGGATCTGCGCCAACGACGTTACGGCCGCGCATTAAGCGTGTCAACCTGCGCGACATGCTATTCTACATGGAGCAGGAGCGCGAATTCTGTCGCAGCTCCGTGCTGTTCAAGACATACCTCAAGTGA
- the Taf4 gene encoding transcription initiation factor TFIID subunit 4 isoform X3 produces the protein MNTSQTAAGNRITFTSQPLPNGTINIAGNPGAVISTAQLPNTTTIKTIQAGIGGQHQGLQQVHHVQQQQQQQQQAQQQQTQSVGATQTQTLVIKSNHHAVTLPAGLVSSAPAGIVTMTKTINQAGQPLLNSMLPAGVVVGMRHQAPSQQQQKNVPTNPLSRVVINSHMAGVRPQSPSITLSTLNTGQTPALLVKTDNGFQLLRVGTTTGPPTVTQTITNTSNNSNTTSTTNHPTTTQIRLQTVPAAASMTNTTATSNIIVNSVASSGYANSSQPPHLTQLNAQAPHLPQITQIQTIPAQQSQQQQQVNNVSSAGGVATAVSSTTAAATTTQQGNTKEKCRKFLANLIELSTREPKPVEKNVRTLIQELVNANVEPEEFCDRLERLLNASPQPCLIGFLKKSLPLLRQALYTKELVIEGIKPPPQHVLGLAGLSQQLPKIQAQIRPIGPSQTTTIGQTQVRMITPNALGAPRPTIGHTTISKQPPNIRLPTAPRLVNTGGIRTQIPSLQVPGQANIVQIRGPQHAQLQRTGSVQIRATTRPPNSVPTANKLTAVKVGQTQIKAITPSLHPPSLAAISGGPPPTPTLSVLSTLNSASTTSLPIPSLPTVHLPPEALRAREQMQNSLNHNNNHFEAKLVEIKAPSLLPPHMERINASLTPIGAKTMARPPPAISKTIGKKKRDAMEMDAKLNTSSGASAAAANSFFQQSSMSSMYGDDDINDVAAMGGVNLAEESQRILGCTENIGTQIRSCKDEVFLNLPALQARIRAITSEAGLDEPSQDVAVLISHACQERLKNIVEKLAVIAEHRIDVIKLDSRYEPAKDVRGQIKFLEELDKAEQKRHEELEREMLLRAAKSRSRVEDPEQAKMKARAKEMQRAEMEELRQRDANLTALQAIGPRKKLKLDGETVSAGVGSSGGGVMSSSGSAPTTLRPRIKRVNLRDMLFYMEQEREFCRSSVLFKTYLK, from the exons ATGAACACCAGCCAGACAGCTGCCGGCAACCGCATCACCTTCACCAGCCAGCCGCTGCCCAATGGCACCATCAACATAGCCGGCAATCCCGGCGCCGTCATATCCACGGCCCAGCTGCCGAACACCACCACCATCAAGACCATACAGGCGGGCATCGGTGGTCAGCATCAGGGACTCCAGCAGGTCCATCatgtccagcagcagcagcagcaacagcagcaggcgcagcagcagcagacgcAATCCGTAGGTGCCACCCAAACACAAACCCTAGTTATTAAATCCAACCACCATGCTGTCACCCTGCCGGCGGGTCTAGTCTCAAGTGCACCAGCAGGAATCGTAACCATGACCAAGACCATCAATCAG GCCGGTCAACCGCTGCTCAACTCGATGCTGCCGGCGGGCGTGGTGGTTGGCATGCGCCACCAGGCGccgtcgcagcagcagcagaagaatGTGCCCACCAATCCGCTCAGTCGTGTGGTGATCAACTCGCACATGGCGGGCGTCAGGCCGCAGAGTCCATCG ATAACTTTAAGCACACTTAATACGGGTCAGACCCCGGCGTTGTTGGTCAAGACGGACAACGGGTTCCAGCTGTTGCGCGTGGGCACGACGACGGGTCCGCCGACGGTGACACAGACCATAACCAACACCAGCAATAACAGCAACACGACAAGCACCACAAACCATCCCACGACCACACAGATTCGTCTGCAAACTGTGCCGGCTGCAGCT TCTATGACCAACACGACGGCCACCAGCAACATTATTGTCAATTCGGTGGCCAGCAGTGGCTATGCGAACTCATCGCAGCCGCCGCACCTGACGCAATTGAATGCGCAGGCGCCGCACTTGCCGCAGATTACGCAGATCCAAACGATACCGGCCCAGCaatcccagcagcagcagcaggtgaaCAACGTAAGCTCCGCGGGAGGAGTGGCGACGGCGGTGAGCAGCACGACGGCGGCGGCGACGACGACGCAGCAGGGCAATACCAAAGAAAAGTGTCGCAAGTTTCTAGCCAATTTAATCGAATTGTCGACACGGGAACCGAAGCCGGTGGAGAAGAATGTGCGCACCCTCATCCAGGAGTTGGTCAATGCGAATGTGGAGCCCGAGGAGTTTTGTGACCGCCTGGAGCGCTTGCTCAACGCCAGCCCGCAGCCATGTCTGATTGGATTCCTCAAGAAGAGTTTGCCCCTGCTCCGGCAGGCGCTGTACACCAAGGAGCTGGTAATCGAAGGCATCAAACCACCGCCGCAGCATGTGCTCGGCCTGGCCGGACTCTCTCAACAGCTGCCT AAAATTCAAGCGCAAATCCGTCCCATCGGTCCCAGCCAGACAACGACTATTGGACAGACGCAGGTGCGCATGATAACGCCGAATGCCTTGGGCGCGCCGCGACCCACCATTGGCCACACGACGATATCGAAGCAGCCGCCCAATATCCGGTTGCCCACGGCACCGCGACTCGTCAACACGGGAGGAATTCGCACCCAGATTCCATCGTTACAGGTGCCTGGACAGGCG AATATAGTGCAAATTCGTGGACCGCAGCATGCGCAGTTGCAGCGCACGGGATCGGTGCAAATCCGGGCCACCACCCGGCCTCCAAACAGTGTGCCCACCGCGAACAAACTCACTGCCGTCAAGGTGGGCCAGACGCAAATCAAAGCGATTACGCCCAGCCTGCACCCGCCCTCGCTGGCCGCCATCTCCGGCGGACCGCCGCCCACGCCCACGCTTTCCGTTTTGTCCACTCTAAACTCCGCCTCGACCACATCGCTGCCGATACCGTCGCTACCCACGGTCCACCTGCCGCCCGAGGCTCTTCGAGCCCGCGAGCAGATGCAGAACTCGCTGaaccacaacaacaatcaCTTCGAAGCGAAGCTGGTGGAGATCAAGGCGCCGTCACTGCTGCCGCCGCACATGGAGCGCATCAACGCGTCGCTGACGCCGATTGGAGCCAAGACGATGGCGCGGCCGCCGCCAGCGATCAGCAAGACGATTGGTAAAAAGAAGCGAGACGCCATGGAAATGGACGCCAAGCTAAATACATCGAGCGGAGCGTCGGCCGCTGCGGCCAACTCGTTTTTCCAGCAGAGCTCCATGTCCTCGATGTACGGCGACGATGATATCAACGATGTGGCCGCCATGGGTGGCGTTAACCTGGCGGAGGAGTCGCAGCGCATACTCGGCTGCACGGAAAACATCGGCACGCAGATTCGTTCGTGCAAAGATGAAGTGTTTCTCAACCTGCCCGCCCTGCAAGCCCGGATACGGGCCATTACATCGGAGGCGGGACTGGACGAGCCGTCGCAGGATGTGGCCGTTCTGATATCGCACGCCTGCCAGGAGCGACTGAAGAATATTGTGGAGAAGTTGGCTGTGATAGCGGAGCACCGCATTGATGTCATCAAG TTGGATTCACGCTACGAGCCCGCCAAGGATGTGCGCGGTCAGATCAAGTTCCTGGAGGAGCTGGACAAGGCCGAGCAGAAGCGACACGAGGAGCTGGAGCGGGAGATGCTGCTGCGGGCAGCCAAGTCGAGGTCGCGCGTAGAGGATCCCGAGCAGGCCAAGATGAAGGCGAGG GCCAAGGAGATGCAGCGCGCCGAGATGGAGGAGCTGCGTCAGCGCGATGCCAATCTGACGGCGTTACAGGCGATTGGACCTCGGAAAAAGCTGAAGCTGGACGGCGAGACGGTCAGTGCGGGAGTG GGTTCCAGTGGCGGCGGAGTGATGAGCAGTTCGGGATCTGCGCCAACGACGTTACGGCCGCGCATTAAGCGTGTCAACCTGCGCGACATGCTATTCTACATGGAGCAGGAGCGCGAATTCTGTCGCAGCTCCGTGCTGTTCAAGACATACCTCAAGTGA